Proteins from a genomic interval of Maniola jurtina chromosome 8, ilManJurt1.1, whole genome shotgun sequence:
- the LOC123867287 gene encoding uncharacterized protein LOC123867287 isoform X4 — protein sequence MAEIEEKVIMTPKSKSPTSTVLIVERKVIEAEPSDKTHVAGGDHTGIIINKEKIYENGVTEPCHAQLEFCVYLVSAVTGNHTREARALRFWFKPDVSLDDCPHEAQAFFRELVSPQDFPKDYVGFIKKIIKLMQNKYHQLKLLEVELRQEGTGPPPPAFIEDSIVNQTHISEQRVLDMIENAYPNPLSVEDFVTAGKWSKAEVKDALESLEEKGLTRLMSDGIYVRQHSIDTQVVKQMPTLCSSRQPTIAVVTALYCEKQAVDAMMDNQETFVRYTTVGESNVYTLGTIGAHRVVTTKLPSVGRTREAMTAAGNTTTRLLGTFQKVDYVFLVGVGGGVPHYTDYAKHVRLGDVVVSTPAPDLQDKYVYIYCEKAERNNKGGWDYEVKPYKPADYLLQDLAVILASSGATWTHHVNDGLNRLKGVPGRWEPPEEATDRLCVDVGGGAYIEVSHPAPQGDKMRGPRVHCAPVAGGRAVSCAGEARAAFASHARALAYDCELDAVLDSVVGNCKDCFLSIRGISDYRDGTRGKEWQPHAALAAAAVMKAIVLALAPPTD from the exons ATGGCTGAAATTGAAGAGAAGGTGATAATGACTCCAAAGAGTAAAAGCCCAACATCCACAGTGCTGATAGTTGAAAGGAAAGTGATTGAAGCAGAGCCAAGTGACAAAACTCATGTGGCTGGAGGAGACCACACCGGGATCATAATCAATAAGGAAAAAATTTATG AAAATGGTGTAACAGAACCCTGCCATGCTCAACTAGAGTTTTGTGTGTATTTGGTATCAGCAGTAACCGGTAACCACACACGAGAGGCAAGGGCTCTCAGGTTTTGGTTTAAACCTGATGTGTCCCTTGACGATTGCCCACATGAAGCCCAGGCATTCTTCCGAGAACTTGTTAGTCCTCAGGACTTTCCTAAAG ATTATGTGGGGTTTATTAagaagataataaaattaatgcaaAACAAATATCACCAATTGAAACTATTAGAAGTAGAATTAAGACAAGAAGGCACAGGTCCACCACCACCAG cgtttattgaAGACAGTATAGTGAATCAAACGCACATATCAGAACAAAGGGTACTAGATATGATTGAAAATGCTTACCCTAATCCTCTCTCTGTCGAAGACTTCGTAAC TGCAGGAAAATGGTCAAAGGCCGAAGTGAAAGACGCATTGGAGTCCTTAGAGGAGAAGGGGTTGACGCGTCTAATGTCAGATGGCATCTACGTGCGACAACATAGTATTGATACCCAG GTGGTGAAACAAATGCCCACACTGTGCTCATCCCGGCAACCCACGATAGCAGTGGTGACGGCCCTCTACTGTGAGAAGCAAGCAGTCGACGCTATGATGGATAACCAAGAAACTTTTGTGCGGTACACTACAGTTG GTGAATCCAATGTGTACACGTTGGGAACTATTGGCGCACATCGAGTCGTCACCACGAAGTTGCCGTCAGTTGGCAGGACGAGAGAAGCCATGACAGCCGCTGGTAACACCACAACCAGGCTCCTTGGCACTTTCCAAAAG GTAGATTACGTGTTCTTGGTGGGCGTGGGCGGCGGGGTGCCCCATTATACGGATTATGCTAAGCACGTGAGACTGGGAGACGTTGTGGTCTCCACGCCAGCACCGGATCTGCAAGACAA gtacgtgTACATCTACTGCGAAAAGGCAGAACGTAACAACAAAGGCGGCTGGGACTACGAAGTGAAACCGTACAAGCCGGCGGACTACCTTCTACAAGATTTGGCGGTCATCCTCGCAAGTTCTGGCGCCACTTGGACCCATCATGTCAATGACG GTTTGAACCGTCTGAAAGGCGTGCCGGGGCGCTGGGAGCCGCCCGAGGAGGCGACGGACCGGCTGTGCGTGGACGTCGGCGGCGGCGCCTACATCGAGGTGTCGCACCCCGCGCCGCAGGGCGACAAAAT GCGCGGCCCTCGCGTGCACTGCGCGCCGGTGGCGGGCGGGCGCGCCGTGTCGTGCGCGGGCGAGGCGCGCGCGGCCTTCGCGTCGCACGCGCGCGCGCTCGCGTACGACTGCGAGCTCGACGCCGTGCTCGATAGCGTCGTCGGAAACTGCAAGGACTGCTTCCTCTCCATCAGAG GCATATCAGACTACCGCGACGGCACTCGCGGCAAGGAGTGGCAGCCGCACGCCGCGCTAGCCGCTGCCGCCGTCATGAAAGCCATCGTGCTAGCCCTGGCGCCACCCACCGACTAG
- the LOC123867287 gene encoding uncharacterized protein LOC123867287 isoform X1, producing the protein MAEIEEKVIMTPKSKSPTSTVLIVERKVIEAEPSDKTHVAGGDHTGIIINKEKIYENGVTEPCHAQLEFCVYLVSAVTGNHTREARALRFWFKPDVSLDDCPHEAQAFFRELVSPQDFPKDYVGFIKKIIKLMQNKYHQLKLLEVELRQEGTGPPPPEVNGDISSKTVVYKYDNGSFIEDSIVNQTHISEQRVLDMIENAYPNPLSVEDFVTAGKWSKAEVKDALESLEEKGLTRLMSDGIYVRQHSIDTQVVKQMPTLCSSRQPTIAVVTALYCEKQAVDAMMDNQETFVRYTTVGESNVYTLGTIGAHRVVTTKLPSVGRTREAMTAAGNTTTRLLGTFQKVDYVFLVGVGGGVPHYTDYAKHVRLGDVVVSTPAPDLQDKYVYIYCEKAERNNKGGWDYEVKPYKPADYLLQDLAVILASSGATWTHHVNDGLNRLKGVPGRWEPPEEATDRLCVDVGGGAYIEVSHPAPQGDKMRGPRVHCAPVAGGRAVSCAGEARAAFASHARALAYDCELDAVLDSVVGNCKDCFLSIRGISDYRDGTRGKEWQPHAALAAAAVMKAIVLALAPPTD; encoded by the exons ATGGCTGAAATTGAAGAGAAGGTGATAATGACTCCAAAGAGTAAAAGCCCAACATCCACAGTGCTGATAGTTGAAAGGAAAGTGATTGAAGCAGAGCCAAGTGACAAAACTCATGTGGCTGGAGGAGACCACACCGGGATCATAATCAATAAGGAAAAAATTTATG AAAATGGTGTAACAGAACCCTGCCATGCTCAACTAGAGTTTTGTGTGTATTTGGTATCAGCAGTAACCGGTAACCACACACGAGAGGCAAGGGCTCTCAGGTTTTGGTTTAAACCTGATGTGTCCCTTGACGATTGCCCACATGAAGCCCAGGCATTCTTCCGAGAACTTGTTAGTCCTCAGGACTTTCCTAAAG ATTATGTGGGGTTTATTAagaagataataaaattaatgcaaAACAAATATCACCAATTGAAACTATTAGAAGTAGAATTAAGACAAGAAGGCACAGGTCCACCACCACCAG AAGTGAATGGTGATATTTCGAGTAAGACAGTTGTATACAAGTATGATAACGGTT cgtttattgaAGACAGTATAGTGAATCAAACGCACATATCAGAACAAAGGGTACTAGATATGATTGAAAATGCTTACCCTAATCCTCTCTCTGTCGAAGACTTCGTAAC TGCAGGAAAATGGTCAAAGGCCGAAGTGAAAGACGCATTGGAGTCCTTAGAGGAGAAGGGGTTGACGCGTCTAATGTCAGATGGCATCTACGTGCGACAACATAGTATTGATACCCAG GTGGTGAAACAAATGCCCACACTGTGCTCATCCCGGCAACCCACGATAGCAGTGGTGACGGCCCTCTACTGTGAGAAGCAAGCAGTCGACGCTATGATGGATAACCAAGAAACTTTTGTGCGGTACACTACAGTTG GTGAATCCAATGTGTACACGTTGGGAACTATTGGCGCACATCGAGTCGTCACCACGAAGTTGCCGTCAGTTGGCAGGACGAGAGAAGCCATGACAGCCGCTGGTAACACCACAACCAGGCTCCTTGGCACTTTCCAAAAG GTAGATTACGTGTTCTTGGTGGGCGTGGGCGGCGGGGTGCCCCATTATACGGATTATGCTAAGCACGTGAGACTGGGAGACGTTGTGGTCTCCACGCCAGCACCGGATCTGCAAGACAA gtacgtgTACATCTACTGCGAAAAGGCAGAACGTAACAACAAAGGCGGCTGGGACTACGAAGTGAAACCGTACAAGCCGGCGGACTACCTTCTACAAGATTTGGCGGTCATCCTCGCAAGTTCTGGCGCCACTTGGACCCATCATGTCAATGACG GTTTGAACCGTCTGAAAGGCGTGCCGGGGCGCTGGGAGCCGCCCGAGGAGGCGACGGACCGGCTGTGCGTGGACGTCGGCGGCGGCGCCTACATCGAGGTGTCGCACCCCGCGCCGCAGGGCGACAAAAT GCGCGGCCCTCGCGTGCACTGCGCGCCGGTGGCGGGCGGGCGCGCCGTGTCGTGCGCGGGCGAGGCGCGCGCGGCCTTCGCGTCGCACGCGCGCGCGCTCGCGTACGACTGCGAGCTCGACGCCGTGCTCGATAGCGTCGTCGGAAACTGCAAGGACTGCTTCCTCTCCATCAGAG GCATATCAGACTACCGCGACGGCACTCGCGGCAAGGAGTGGCAGCCGCACGCCGCGCTAGCCGCTGCCGCCGTCATGAAAGCCATCGTGCTAGCCCTGGCGCCACCCACCGACTAG
- the LOC123867287 gene encoding uncharacterized protein LOC123867287 isoform X3 — protein MAEIEEKVIMTPKSKSPTSTVLIVERKVIEAEPSDKTHVAGGDHTGIIINKEKIYENGVTEPCHAQLEFCVYLVSAVTGNHTREARALRFWFKPDVSLDDCPHEAQAFFRELVSPQDFPKDYVGFIKKIIKLMQNKYHQLKLLEVELRQEGTGPPPPEVNGDISTFIEDSIVNQTHISEQRVLDMIENAYPNPLSVEDFVTAGKWSKAEVKDALESLEEKGLTRLMSDGIYVRQHSIDTQVVKQMPTLCSSRQPTIAVVTALYCEKQAVDAMMDNQETFVRYTTVGESNVYTLGTIGAHRVVTTKLPSVGRTREAMTAAGNTTTRLLGTFQKVDYVFLVGVGGGVPHYTDYAKHVRLGDVVVSTPAPDLQDKYVYIYCEKAERNNKGGWDYEVKPYKPADYLLQDLAVILASSGATWTHHVNDGLNRLKGVPGRWEPPEEATDRLCVDVGGGAYIEVSHPAPQGDKMRGPRVHCAPVAGGRAVSCAGEARAAFASHARALAYDCELDAVLDSVVGNCKDCFLSIRGISDYRDGTRGKEWQPHAALAAAAVMKAIVLALAPPTD, from the exons ATGGCTGAAATTGAAGAGAAGGTGATAATGACTCCAAAGAGTAAAAGCCCAACATCCACAGTGCTGATAGTTGAAAGGAAAGTGATTGAAGCAGAGCCAAGTGACAAAACTCATGTGGCTGGAGGAGACCACACCGGGATCATAATCAATAAGGAAAAAATTTATG AAAATGGTGTAACAGAACCCTGCCATGCTCAACTAGAGTTTTGTGTGTATTTGGTATCAGCAGTAACCGGTAACCACACACGAGAGGCAAGGGCTCTCAGGTTTTGGTTTAAACCTGATGTGTCCCTTGACGATTGCCCACATGAAGCCCAGGCATTCTTCCGAGAACTTGTTAGTCCTCAGGACTTTCCTAAAG ATTATGTGGGGTTTATTAagaagataataaaattaatgcaaAACAAATATCACCAATTGAAACTATTAGAAGTAGAATTAAGACAAGAAGGCACAGGTCCACCACCACCAG AAGTGAATGGTGATATTTCGA cgtttattgaAGACAGTATAGTGAATCAAACGCACATATCAGAACAAAGGGTACTAGATATGATTGAAAATGCTTACCCTAATCCTCTCTCTGTCGAAGACTTCGTAAC TGCAGGAAAATGGTCAAAGGCCGAAGTGAAAGACGCATTGGAGTCCTTAGAGGAGAAGGGGTTGACGCGTCTAATGTCAGATGGCATCTACGTGCGACAACATAGTATTGATACCCAG GTGGTGAAACAAATGCCCACACTGTGCTCATCCCGGCAACCCACGATAGCAGTGGTGACGGCCCTCTACTGTGAGAAGCAAGCAGTCGACGCTATGATGGATAACCAAGAAACTTTTGTGCGGTACACTACAGTTG GTGAATCCAATGTGTACACGTTGGGAACTATTGGCGCACATCGAGTCGTCACCACGAAGTTGCCGTCAGTTGGCAGGACGAGAGAAGCCATGACAGCCGCTGGTAACACCACAACCAGGCTCCTTGGCACTTTCCAAAAG GTAGATTACGTGTTCTTGGTGGGCGTGGGCGGCGGGGTGCCCCATTATACGGATTATGCTAAGCACGTGAGACTGGGAGACGTTGTGGTCTCCACGCCAGCACCGGATCTGCAAGACAA gtacgtgTACATCTACTGCGAAAAGGCAGAACGTAACAACAAAGGCGGCTGGGACTACGAAGTGAAACCGTACAAGCCGGCGGACTACCTTCTACAAGATTTGGCGGTCATCCTCGCAAGTTCTGGCGCCACTTGGACCCATCATGTCAATGACG GTTTGAACCGTCTGAAAGGCGTGCCGGGGCGCTGGGAGCCGCCCGAGGAGGCGACGGACCGGCTGTGCGTGGACGTCGGCGGCGGCGCCTACATCGAGGTGTCGCACCCCGCGCCGCAGGGCGACAAAAT GCGCGGCCCTCGCGTGCACTGCGCGCCGGTGGCGGGCGGGCGCGCCGTGTCGTGCGCGGGCGAGGCGCGCGCGGCCTTCGCGTCGCACGCGCGCGCGCTCGCGTACGACTGCGAGCTCGACGCCGTGCTCGATAGCGTCGTCGGAAACTGCAAGGACTGCTTCCTCTCCATCAGAG GCATATCAGACTACCGCGACGGCACTCGCGGCAAGGAGTGGCAGCCGCACGCCGCGCTAGCCGCTGCCGCCGTCATGAAAGCCATCGTGCTAGCCCTGGCGCCACCCACCGACTAG
- the LOC123867287 gene encoding uncharacterized protein LOC123867287 isoform X2 — protein MAEIEEKVIMTPKSKSPTSTVLIVERKVIEAEPSDKTHVAGGDHTGIIINKEKIYENGVTEPCHAQLEFCVYLVSAVTGNHTREARALRFWFKPDVSLDDCPHEAQAFFRELVSPQDFPKDYVGFIKKIIKLMQNKYHQLKLLEVELRQEGTGPPPPEVNGDISSKTVVYKYDNAFIEDSIVNQTHISEQRVLDMIENAYPNPLSVEDFVTAGKWSKAEVKDALESLEEKGLTRLMSDGIYVRQHSIDTQVVKQMPTLCSSRQPTIAVVTALYCEKQAVDAMMDNQETFVRYTTVGESNVYTLGTIGAHRVVTTKLPSVGRTREAMTAAGNTTTRLLGTFQKVDYVFLVGVGGGVPHYTDYAKHVRLGDVVVSTPAPDLQDKYVYIYCEKAERNNKGGWDYEVKPYKPADYLLQDLAVILASSGATWTHHVNDGLNRLKGVPGRWEPPEEATDRLCVDVGGGAYIEVSHPAPQGDKMRGPRVHCAPVAGGRAVSCAGEARAAFASHARALAYDCELDAVLDSVVGNCKDCFLSIRGISDYRDGTRGKEWQPHAALAAAAVMKAIVLALAPPTD, from the exons ATGGCTGAAATTGAAGAGAAGGTGATAATGACTCCAAAGAGTAAAAGCCCAACATCCACAGTGCTGATAGTTGAAAGGAAAGTGATTGAAGCAGAGCCAAGTGACAAAACTCATGTGGCTGGAGGAGACCACACCGGGATCATAATCAATAAGGAAAAAATTTATG AAAATGGTGTAACAGAACCCTGCCATGCTCAACTAGAGTTTTGTGTGTATTTGGTATCAGCAGTAACCGGTAACCACACACGAGAGGCAAGGGCTCTCAGGTTTTGGTTTAAACCTGATGTGTCCCTTGACGATTGCCCACATGAAGCCCAGGCATTCTTCCGAGAACTTGTTAGTCCTCAGGACTTTCCTAAAG ATTATGTGGGGTTTATTAagaagataataaaattaatgcaaAACAAATATCACCAATTGAAACTATTAGAAGTAGAATTAAGACAAGAAGGCACAGGTCCACCACCACCAG AAGTGAATGGTGATATTTCGAGTAAGACAGTTGTATACAAGTATGATAACG cgtttattgaAGACAGTATAGTGAATCAAACGCACATATCAGAACAAAGGGTACTAGATATGATTGAAAATGCTTACCCTAATCCTCTCTCTGTCGAAGACTTCGTAAC TGCAGGAAAATGGTCAAAGGCCGAAGTGAAAGACGCATTGGAGTCCTTAGAGGAGAAGGGGTTGACGCGTCTAATGTCAGATGGCATCTACGTGCGACAACATAGTATTGATACCCAG GTGGTGAAACAAATGCCCACACTGTGCTCATCCCGGCAACCCACGATAGCAGTGGTGACGGCCCTCTACTGTGAGAAGCAAGCAGTCGACGCTATGATGGATAACCAAGAAACTTTTGTGCGGTACACTACAGTTG GTGAATCCAATGTGTACACGTTGGGAACTATTGGCGCACATCGAGTCGTCACCACGAAGTTGCCGTCAGTTGGCAGGACGAGAGAAGCCATGACAGCCGCTGGTAACACCACAACCAGGCTCCTTGGCACTTTCCAAAAG GTAGATTACGTGTTCTTGGTGGGCGTGGGCGGCGGGGTGCCCCATTATACGGATTATGCTAAGCACGTGAGACTGGGAGACGTTGTGGTCTCCACGCCAGCACCGGATCTGCAAGACAA gtacgtgTACATCTACTGCGAAAAGGCAGAACGTAACAACAAAGGCGGCTGGGACTACGAAGTGAAACCGTACAAGCCGGCGGACTACCTTCTACAAGATTTGGCGGTCATCCTCGCAAGTTCTGGCGCCACTTGGACCCATCATGTCAATGACG GTTTGAACCGTCTGAAAGGCGTGCCGGGGCGCTGGGAGCCGCCCGAGGAGGCGACGGACCGGCTGTGCGTGGACGTCGGCGGCGGCGCCTACATCGAGGTGTCGCACCCCGCGCCGCAGGGCGACAAAAT GCGCGGCCCTCGCGTGCACTGCGCGCCGGTGGCGGGCGGGCGCGCCGTGTCGTGCGCGGGCGAGGCGCGCGCGGCCTTCGCGTCGCACGCGCGCGCGCTCGCGTACGACTGCGAGCTCGACGCCGTGCTCGATAGCGTCGTCGGAAACTGCAAGGACTGCTTCCTCTCCATCAGAG GCATATCAGACTACCGCGACGGCACTCGCGGCAAGGAGTGGCAGCCGCACGCCGCGCTAGCCGCTGCCGCCGTCATGAAAGCCATCGTGCTAGCCCTGGCGCCACCCACCGACTAG
- the LOC123867293 gene encoding uncharacterized protein LOC123867293 — MDLVKTFAIISIVMTHIEMIPVSLTSSVELLDPTKIPTVLKLPKDIKPGTNITILGNNNNVGMFSATFSGDFMDKHDNCNIFFIPNQDKDQFTIKFENQAETSETTYDIDPNNKEVSFTLHVIARVTESGEIMDLYFEETDRGQEPIGHCRFASFQTLEYIVFKGVEHVQNLSFNFTRPDY, encoded by the exons ATGGATTTAGTAAaaactttcgcaattataagtATTGTTATGACACACATCGAAATGATACCAGTTTCGCTGACGTCTAGTGTAGAACTCTTAGATCCTACGAAAATTCCTACTGTACTAAAACTACCGAAGGATATTAAACCAGGAACAAACATAACAATTCTTGGAAATAATAACAACGTTGGCAT gtttagcGCAACGTTCTCTGGCGACTTTATGGATAAACACGACAACTGCAACATCTTCTTTATCCCTAATCAAGACAAAGATCAATTCACAATTAAATTCGAAAATCAGGCCGAAACTAGCGAAACAACTTACGATATTGATCCCAATAATA AAGAGGTCTCTTTTACTCTGCATGTGATTGCTAGAGTTACTGAATCAGGTGAAATAATGGATCTATATTTTGAAGAAACTGATAGAGGACAAGAGCCAATAGGTCACTGTAGGTTCGCGTCATTTCAAACTCTCGAATACATCGTATTTAAAGGCGTTGAACATGTCCAGAATTTGAGCTTTAATTTTACACGTCCCGATTATTGA
- the LOC123867291 gene encoding uncharacterized protein LOC123867291 isoform X1 gives MLKNCWECVMGSPVDNEVYGTMLNGHSQNTAWPESHRQNENMFRLPRPLKNGDMIEINGFLQGDPQRLLLKLTTGMNNPDDYNIVCKAEANFSENIFHISGSVNGQIDNQPPSEEPDLIGQFPADGKFNFIIRARGHGYNMYLDIDVFESNMGTRELKHNLGDITFLTLDGDITKIEDLKFTYA, from the exons ATGTTAAAAAACTGTTGGGAGTGTGTGATGGG CTCCCCTGTTGACAATGAAGTTTATGGGACGATGTTAAATGGGCACTCACAAAATACTGCTTGGCCTGAGTCACATCGACAGAACGAAAATATGTTTAGATTGCCGAGGCCCCTAAAAAATGGCGATATGATAGAAATAAATGGATTTTTACAAGGCGATCCACAGag GTTATTACTCAAACTTACAACAGGCATGAATAATCCAGATGATTACAATATTGTATGCAAGGCTGAAGCTAATTTCTCTGAGAATATTTTCCATATAAGCGGCAGTGTAAATGGACAAATAGACAACCAACCCCCCTCTGAGGAACCAGATTTGATTGGTCAATTTCCAG CAGATGGGAAATTCAATTTCATAATAAGAGCAAGAGGTCatggatataatatgtacctggATATAGATGTGTTTGAATCAAATATGGGCACAAGAGAACTAAAACACAATTTAGGAGACATCACATTTTTGACACTGGACGGTGATATTACCAAAATTGAAGATTTAAAGTTTACATATGCGtaa
- the LOC123867291 gene encoding uncharacterized protein LOC123867291 isoform X2, giving the protein MLKNCWECVMGSPVDNEVYGTMLNGHSQNTAWPESHRQNENMFRLPRPLKNGDMIEINGFLQGDPQRLLLKLTTGMNNPDDYNIVCKAEANFSENIFHISGSVNGQIDNQPPSEEPDLIGQFPDGKFNFIIRARGHGYNMYLDIDVFESNMGTRELKHNLGDITFLTLDGDITKIEDLKFTYA; this is encoded by the exons ATGTTAAAAAACTGTTGGGAGTGTGTGATGGG CTCCCCTGTTGACAATGAAGTTTATGGGACGATGTTAAATGGGCACTCACAAAATACTGCTTGGCCTGAGTCACATCGACAGAACGAAAATATGTTTAGATTGCCGAGGCCCCTAAAAAATGGCGATATGATAGAAATAAATGGATTTTTACAAGGCGATCCACAGag GTTATTACTCAAACTTACAACAGGCATGAATAATCCAGATGATTACAATATTGTATGCAAGGCTGAAGCTAATTTCTCTGAGAATATTTTCCATATAAGCGGCAGTGTAAATGGACAAATAGACAACCAACCCCCCTCTGAGGAACCAGATTTGATTGGTCAATTTCCAG ATGGGAAATTCAATTTCATAATAAGAGCAAGAGGTCatggatataatatgtacctggATATAGATGTGTTTGAATCAAATATGGGCACAAGAGAACTAAAACACAATTTAGGAGACATCACATTTTTGACACTGGACGGTGATATTACCAAAATTGAAGATTTAAAGTTTACATATGCGtaa
- the LOC123867291 gene encoding uncharacterized protein LOC123867291 isoform X3, translating to MCSPVDNEVYGTMLNGHSQNTAWPESHRQNENMFRLPRPLKNGDMIEINGFLQGDPQRLLLKLTTGMNNPDDYNIVCKAEANFSENIFHISGSVNGQIDNQPPSEEPDLIGQFPADGKFNFIIRARGHGYNMYLDIDVFESNMGTRELKHNLGDITFLTLDGDITKIEDLKFTYA from the exons ATGTG CTCCCCTGTTGACAATGAAGTTTATGGGACGATGTTAAATGGGCACTCACAAAATACTGCTTGGCCTGAGTCACATCGACAGAACGAAAATATGTTTAGATTGCCGAGGCCCCTAAAAAATGGCGATATGATAGAAATAAATGGATTTTTACAAGGCGATCCACAGag GTTATTACTCAAACTTACAACAGGCATGAATAATCCAGATGATTACAATATTGTATGCAAGGCTGAAGCTAATTTCTCTGAGAATATTTTCCATATAAGCGGCAGTGTAAATGGACAAATAGACAACCAACCCCCCTCTGAGGAACCAGATTTGATTGGTCAATTTCCAG CAGATGGGAAATTCAATTTCATAATAAGAGCAAGAGGTCatggatataatatgtacctggATATAGATGTGTTTGAATCAAATATGGGCACAAGAGAACTAAAACACAATTTAGGAGACATCACATTTTTGACACTGGACGGTGATATTACCAAAATTGAAGATTTAAAGTTTACATATGCGtaa
- the LOC123867291 gene encoding uncharacterized protein LOC123867291 isoform X4, with product MLNGHSQNTAWPESHRQNENMFRLPRPLKNGDMIEINGFLQGDPQRLLLKLTTGMNNPDDYNIVCKAEANFSENIFHISGSVNGQIDNQPPSEEPDLIGQFPADGKFNFIIRARGHGYNMYLDIDVFESNMGTRELKHNLGDITFLTLDGDITKIEDLKFTYA from the exons ATGTTAAATGGGCACTCACAAAATACTGCTTGGCCTGAGTCACATCGACAGAACGAAAATATGTTTAGATTGCCGAGGCCCCTAAAAAATGGCGATATGATAGAAATAAATGGATTTTTACAAGGCGATCCACAGag GTTATTACTCAAACTTACAACAGGCATGAATAATCCAGATGATTACAATATTGTATGCAAGGCTGAAGCTAATTTCTCTGAGAATATTTTCCATATAAGCGGCAGTGTAAATGGACAAATAGACAACCAACCCCCCTCTGAGGAACCAGATTTGATTGGTCAATTTCCAG CAGATGGGAAATTCAATTTCATAATAAGAGCAAGAGGTCatggatataatatgtacctggATATAGATGTGTTTGAATCAAATATGGGCACAAGAGAACTAAAACACAATTTAGGAGACATCACATTTTTGACACTGGACGGTGATATTACCAAAATTGAAGATTTAAAGTTTACATATGCGtaa
- the LOC123867290 gene encoding THAP domain-containing protein 2-like: MCEAVFCASRSTKGGLKAPELSFHRFPTCPEVRNAWLRAIRRENWEPKIHARLCSKHFEPSCYVSGLKIKRLKSDAVPTIFEDYPKYYQPVVKKRKLNRAQASCNVKPEMSQTFEEVEPSRNRELTVIEDGRTLADKRLLETMEKVQATSDRRLKKIKILRESRRRALKKIASLKNIIKDLKNTCTLAQAHTHIRTYKIFVKDSVPT; this comes from the exons ATGTGTGAGGCTGTGTTTTGTGCCTCCAGATCTACGAAAGGAGGCCTAAAAGCTCCTGAATTGTCTTTTCATAG GTTTCCTACATGTCCTGAAGTTAGAAATGCTTGGCTCAGGGCAATAAGAAGAGAAAACTGGGAGCCAAAAATCCATGCCCGACTATGCTCCAAGCATTTTGAGCCATCCTGTTATGTatctggtttaaaaataaaaaggctAAAATCGGACGCAGTACCGACCATATTCGAAGATTATCCGAAATATTATCAACCA GTtgtgaaaaaaagaaaactaaatcgAGCGCAGGCATCATGTAATGTCAAACCTGAAATGAGTCAAACCTTTGAAGAGGTAGAGCCAAGTAGAAACAGAGAACTAACTGTTATAGAAGATGGGAGGACGCTGGCAGATAAAAGACTTTTAGAAACTATGGAGAAAGTTCAAGCCACATCTGATcggagattaaaaaaaattaaaatattaagagAAAGTAGAAGAAGAGCATTGAAAAAAATTGCTtctcttaaaaatataatcaaggatttaaaaaacacaTGTACACTTGCacaagcacacacacacattcgtACATACAAAATCTTTGTTAAGGATTCAGTACCTAcataa